From the Deltaproteobacteria bacterium genome, one window contains:
- a CDS encoding cysteine hydrolase, producing MHQTALLIIDMQHDFAVPGGACEVAGAHATIPVIRRVLTRFRELEWPVLHIVREYRADGSDVEICRQEAFDKRPMVVPGTQGCRIAPGLEPVDGEYRVVKQRFSAFMFTELDLILRRKGVTRLAVTGTQLPFCLRATLFDGLSLGYEMLLLTDATSSKTPDIHHANIRDIRDVGIACLTTDQFLDQTRG from the coding sequence ATGCACCAGACAGCCCTGCTCATCATTGACATGCAACACGATTTCGCCGTGCCCGGCGGCGCCTGCGAGGTTGCCGGAGCCCACGCGACCATTCCCGTCATCCGCCGGGTACTGACCCGTTTTCGGGAACTGGAATGGCCGGTCTTGCACATCGTGCGCGAGTACCGCGCCGACGGTTCGGACGTGGAAATCTGCCGCCAGGAGGCATTCGACAAGCGGCCCATGGTCGTGCCCGGTACCCAGGGCTGCCGCATCGCGCCGGGCCTGGAACCGGTGGATGGCGAGTACCGCGTCGTCAAGCAGCGTTTCAGCGCCTTCATGTTCACGGAGTTGGATCTGATCCTGCGCCGCAAGGGCGTCACCCGCCTGGCCGTCACCGGCACCCAACTGCCCTTTTGCCTGCGCGCCACCCTGTTCGACGGTTTGAGCCTGGGCTACGAAATGCTCTTGCTGACCGACGCCACGTCCTCGAAAACGCCGGACATCCATCACGCCAACATCCGCGACATCCGCGACGTGGGCATTGCCTGCCTGACCACGGACCAATTCCTGGACCAAACGCGCGGCTAG
- the ptsP gene encoding phosphoenolpyruvate--protein phosphotransferase yields the protein MSSAKILHGIPVSAGVAIGRAYVLSRCHFSGTARQAVGGVDVPVEIQRLDRAFDAARDDLERILMLVPEDLKEHAAIIESHLMMLKDQKFRKRCLDHIASAQINAEWALERGVGEVEEIFAAINDEYLQQRMQDVRLVAERVLAKLSGRETGLKAITHRAILLAHDLTPADTIELEVNKIMAFATAQGGKTSHAGILARSLQIPAVVGVEDLVETVPEGQIIILDGFHGRVILSPDEEELARYTELQAQFESYQATIMRSCHLPAETIDGYRVQVLANIELFEEVVAVNDNGGEGIGLYRSEYSYLARSKMPTEEELTEIYMDLAALVAPKKLVIRTLDVGADKLMRSQTPSEGNPALGLRAIRYCLKNRDVFRTQLRAILKASVLGNVSIMFPMISGLQELVEAKKFYREVQRELHAEGVSFREDMPLGIMIEVPSAVSTADFLAREVDFFSIGTNDLIQYTLGIDRTNKDVSYLYQPLHPAIVRSIKWVVDSAHRAGIEVCLCGELAADPFCIPVIMGMQMDSISLGPHAIPGIKRIIRQASMEECTALLKQVMASQSVSRNNKLVRDMIFRRFPEELMFYASRLDEDFS from the coding sequence GTGAGTTCGGCTAAAATCCTGCACGGCATTCCTGTTTCGGCTGGCGTGGCCATTGGTCGAGCCTATGTGTTGAGCAGGTGTCACTTTTCGGGGACGGCCCGGCAGGCGGTGGGCGGGGTGGACGTGCCCGTGGAGATCCAGCGTCTGGACCGGGCCTTCGACGCCGCCCGCGACGACTTGGAACGGATTCTCATGCTGGTCCCCGAGGATTTGAAGGAACACGCCGCCATCATTGAATCCCACCTGATGATGCTCAAGGACCAGAAATTCCGGAAACGCTGCCTGGATCATATCGCATCCGCCCAGATCAACGCCGAATGGGCCTTGGAACGGGGCGTGGGCGAGGTGGAGGAAATTTTCGCGGCCATCAACGACGAATACCTGCAACAGCGCATGCAGGATGTCCGTCTGGTGGCCGAACGGGTTCTGGCCAAGCTTTCGGGGCGCGAAACCGGTCTCAAGGCGATCACGCATCGCGCCATTCTTCTGGCCCATGACCTTACCCCGGCCGACACCATTGAGCTGGAAGTCAACAAGATCATGGCCTTCGCCACGGCCCAGGGCGGCAAGACCTCTCACGCCGGCATCCTGGCCCGGTCGCTGCAGATTCCGGCCGTGGTCGGCGTCGAGGATTTGGTCGAGACCGTGCCCGAGGGCCAGATCATCATCCTGGATGGATTTCACGGCCGCGTCATTTTGAGTCCGGACGAGGAGGAATTGGCCCGCTATACCGAGCTGCAGGCCCAATTTGAGTCCTATCAGGCGACCATCATGCGCTCCTGCCATCTGCCGGCGGAAACCATCGACGGCTACCGGGTGCAGGTTCTGGCCAATATCGAACTGTTCGAGGAAGTGGTCGCGGTCAATGACAACGGCGGAGAGGGCATCGGACTCTACCGGTCGGAGTACAGCTATCTGGCCCGGTCCAAGATGCCCACGGAAGAGGAGCTGACCGAGATCTACATGGATCTTGCCGCCTTGGTCGCGCCCAAGAAGCTGGTCATCCGCACCCTGGACGTGGGCGCGGACAAGCTGATGCGTTCGCAAACGCCCAGCGAGGGCAATCCGGCCCTGGGCCTGCGGGCCATCCGTTATTGCCTGAAGAACCGGGATGTGTTCCGGACCCAGCTGCGGGCTATCTTGAAGGCCAGTGTGCTCGGCAACGTGTCCATCATGTTTCCCATGATCTCCGGCTTGCAGGAATTGGTCGAGGCCAAGAAGTTCTATCGCGAGGTGCAGCGGGAGCTGCATGCCGAGGGTGTCAGCTTCCGGGAGGACATGCCGCTGGGGATCATGATCGAGGTGCCCAGCGCCGTGTCCACGGCGGATTTTTTGGCGCGCGAGGTTGATTTTTTCAGCATCGGCACCAATGATCTCATTCAGTACACGCTGGGTATCGACCGCACCAACAAGGATGTGTCCTACCTTTACCAGCCCCTGCATCCGGCCATCGTGCGGTCCATCAAGTGGGTCGTGGACTCGGCCCATCGGGCCGGGATCGAGGTCTGTCTGTGTGGCGAACTGGCCGCCGACCCGTTCTGCATTCCGGTCATCATGGGCATGCAGATGGATTCCATCAGCCTCGGCCCGCACGCCATTCCGGGTATCAAGCGGATCATTCGCCAGGCTTCCATGGAGGAGTGCACGGCCCTCTTGAAACAGGTCATGGCCAGCCAGTCCGTATCCCGCAACAACAAGCTCGTCCGGGACATGATTTTTCGGCGTTTTCCGGAAGAACTCATGTTTTACGCTTCCCGTCTCGACGAGGATTTCAGCTGA
- the smpB gene encoding SsrA-binding protein SmpB — protein sequence MCAKPLGIKIIAANRKARHFYELLDFIEAGIMLTGSEVKSLRDGKVNFMDGYVRISGGGEAFLSGVHISTYTNAGYAQHDPDRERKLLMHKHEIASLKAKMEQKGLTLVPTKLYFKNGKIKLELALAKGKKVHDRREDLKQKAINRDTERELNRS from the coding sequence ATGTGCGCCAAGCCCCTGGGCATCAAGATCATCGCGGCCAACCGCAAGGCCCGTCATTTTTACGAGTTATTGGATTTCATCGAAGCCGGGATCATGTTGACCGGGTCCGAGGTCAAGTCCTTGCGCGATGGCAAGGTCAATTTCATGGACGGCTATGTCCGTATTTCAGGCGGCGGCGAGGCGTTTTTGTCCGGCGTGCACATTTCCACCTACACCAATGCCGGGTACGCCCAGCATGACCCGGACCGGGAGCGCAAGCTGCTCATGCACAAGCACGAGATCGCGAGTCTCAAGGCCAAGATGGAGCAGAAAGGTCTGACCCTGGTGCCGACCAAACTCTATTTCAAGAATGGGAAGATCAAGCTCGAACTGGCCCTGGCCAAGGGCAAGAAGGTCCATGACAGGCGCGAGGATCTGAAGCAGAAGGCCATCAATCGGGACACGGAGCGGGAGCTGAATCGTTCCTGA
- a CDS encoding HPr family phosphocarrier protein, whose amino-acid sequence MGDVQEMVILVTNSLGLHARPAGKISREAQRYAASITIHSQDAEADAKSILDVLTLAAPQGTELTLRAHGPDAALALEGLSRLFEEKFGEER is encoded by the coding sequence ATGGGCGACGTACAGGAGATGGTCATTCTGGTTACGAACAGCCTTGGATTGCACGCCCGACCCGCCGGGAAGATTTCCCGGGAGGCCCAGCGCTATGCCGCGTCCATCACCATCCATTCCCAGGACGCGGAGGCCGATGCCAAATCGATTCTCGATGTTCTGACCCTGGCCGCGCCCCAGGGCACGGAACTGACCCTGCGCGCGCACGGCCCGGACGCGGCCCTGGCCCTGGAAGGCCTGAGCCGCTTGTTCGAGGAAAAATTCGGAGAGGAACGGTGA